The DNA region TGGCGGCCGGGCTGCTTTGCCGGCGGGGGTGTTCCAGTGGTCGACCCAGGCCTGCACGTTGTGCTGAGCCCCGCGCAACCAGCCGTTGATCCGTCGTACGCCGGCCGGCGGGTTGTCGAACTGGAACGACGGGTCCGGCACCCGCCAGCCCGGCCCGTACAGGTATTCGAGCATCGCTTCGGGCCGCCGTGGTGCCGGGAACTCGCGGCCGAGCAACGTCACCGTGGTCGTCGGCAGCAGATCGTCACGGGTGAGGGCCCCGGAGCGGTTGGGCAACAGGTAGAAGATGCCGTCCACGAAGAACCCCGGGAAGATGTCGATCTGGCAGCGGCTGCCGTCGGCGAGATAGAGCGAGGCCTTGACGTCGTTCCCGCCCATCCGGATGACCGGCCAGCCCAGGTCCCGCAGCCCGCGTTCGATCCCGTACGACTCGAGGATCACGTCGGCAGGGCTGGCGTGCTTGGAGACGTAGGCGAGATCGACGTCGGAGTCGTGGCCGAGCATGCCGCCTTCGCGCACCGCGCCGAGCAGCGCGCCGAAGTTCAGGAACGCTTCGATCCCGCAGCGGTCGCGCAGATCGGTCAGGAGGCGCAGTACGCCGTCGAGGATCTCGCCGCGCTGGGTGTCGTCGCGTTCGCTGAACGCCCGCACCAGGTGGCCGGCCTTGTCGACCGACAGGGCGAAGCCGTCCTCGTCGACGAGGGCTACCCGGCCCTCGCCGTCGCCGAAGCTGATGTCGTCGTCGAAGTGGACGAGCCCGGCCACGTCGCGGACGAGCACGTGGGCAACGCCGTTCAGGTACGGCTTCATCACCGGTGGCCACGCGACGACGATCCGATCGCTGCGAGGGAGACGGTCACGCGCCGGGGTGAACGACCACGCAAAGCGCCCGTCCAGCTCGACGACGAGCGGATCGGAGCCTGCAACGTCGAGCACGACGCCGCGGTTGTTGACCGCCCGCACCGCACCTGCACCAGCCATCGGCAAGAAGGTCCTCGGTCGGGCCTGTCGGGAGCGGAAGTCGGGGAAATCGTTACGCAAACCAAAGATGACGCCGACATGAATAATAGGTAGATGGCAGTTGGCGCGCGGGATCTCGGCGTTCTCGCACCCGGATCGGAGCCCGACGCGAAGCGCGCCTACTGGGACGAGTTCTACGCAAGCAGCCGGCTGCGTGACGTGCCCGAGGAGCCGACGAAGTTCGCCCGGTGGGTGCGCAAGCGGATCGAGCCCGCGACGCGAATCGTCGAGCTGGGCTGCGGCAGTGGGCGTGACACCCTGTGGTTCGCCTCGAAGGGGTACGACGTCGAGGCCTTCGACTTCGCCTCCTCGGCGGTGGCCCGGGTCCGCGCTGCCGCCGCCGCGTTCGGCAGGACGATCCCGGTACGCGAGCTGGACCTCAGCCGGCACGACGACGTACACGACGCGGCGCAGGCCGTGTTAGCGGCGGGTGCGCCGCGCGTCGTCTACGCCCGCTTCCTGCTCCACTCCCTCGACGAGCGTGGCCAGGCGGGGCTTTTCCAGTTCGCGGCAACGGTGTTGCGGTCCGGCGGGCTGCTGTTCCTCGAGTTCCGTGCCCGTCAGGACGAGGCGGGACTGCACCTTTTCGGTGACGACCATTTTCGGACCTATCCCAAGGTCGAGGACGTCGTCGCCGCGATCGAGTCCCACGGCGGGCAGGTCCTCAAAGCCAAGACTCGGCAGGGGTGGGCGCCGTACCGCACCGAGGATCCGTTCGTGACGCGCGTCATCGCGCGATGGATCTGATCAGCCGCTCGACCGCATCCGGCGTGCAGGAGCGAATGCAACACGCCCACTGAGACTCTCGAGTTTGTCGGAGCTGGCAGCTACGGTCTGTTTCGAACGCGTGAGCGATACGGAACAGGCGGTGAGTTCGATGCGGGTCGTCGGCCTCTTCGCTGGTATTGGCGGCATCGAGCAGGGATTCGTCGAGGCGCTCGGCGGTGGCCTCGACACCCAGCTGTTGTGCGAGTCATGGCAGCCGGCGCAGGCCGTCCTGCGCGCCCGCTTCCCTGACGTCGAGATCCACCCCGACGTACGGGCGCTGTCCGCGCTGCCCGGTGGTTGCGACGTGGTGGCTGCGGGCTTTCCCTGTACGGATTTGTCGCAGGCGGGCCGCACGGCAGGAATCGAGGGGTCGCAGTCGGGACTGGTCTCCCATGTGTTCGACATCCTTCGGCTCGCTGCCACGCGTTCCAGGAACCTCCCGTGGCTTCTCATCGAGAACGTTCCGAACATGCTGGCGCTCGATCGCGGTGAGGCGATGCGCTATCTGACGGGCGAGTTGGCTGATCTCGGCTACCGCTGGGCCTACCGGGTGGTCGATTCGCGATCTACCGGCGTGCCTCAGCGTCGCCGACGGGTGCTGCTCGTCGCATCGAGGACGGAGGACCCGCGCGCGGTGCTTTTTGCTGACGACGCAGGCGCGCGCCCTCCTTCAGACCTCCATGACGATGCCTTTGGGTTCTACTGGACCGAAGGCCGAGGCGGACTTGGTTGGGCCGAGGATGCGGTCCCGACCCTCAAGGGCGGCTCCACGATCGGTATCCCGTCACCGCCGGCGATCTGGGTGCCCGGTGCGCCGGTCGGCCGTCAGCTGATCACTCCCGGCGTCGAGGACGCGGAGGTGATGCAAGGCCTGCCCCGCGGGTGGACGGCTTGCGCCGACCGTGAGGGTCTCAAGAACGGTCCGAGGTGGAAGCTGATCGGCAACGCGGTCACCGTTGGCGTGGCACGTTGGGTCGCCACTCGCCTCGCCTCTCCCGGGACATTCTGCGCGGAGTCACGCGAATGGACGGGGGTGGGGGCGTGGCCGAGAGCGGCGTGGGGTGAAGGTTGCTCGGTGAACGAGGTGGCGATCTCCGAGTTTCCACTCCGCGAGCCCTACCTGCACCTCCTCCAAGTCGTCTCAGCCGACGTTGCGTCGACCTTGAGCCATCGCGGGGCTTCGGGCTTCTGGCGACGGCTTCAGCAAGGCAACCTCGGACGAGCTCCTGGATTCCGAGAGGCCGTAATCGACCACATCGGTGCGACTGGCGCGGCGGTAGAGCCCGTTGCCGTCTAGAAAAGTCTGTACACACGCGCCCCTCACCCAGCGGCGTTAGCCTCGCGACCGTGAACGGTCCCGCCATTCTCGCCCGTTTCCTCACGGAGCCAGGGCCCCCCGACAAGTACGGGAACCGCTGGCAGTACCACTCTCGTTCGGACCGCCACTCGAAGGTCGGCTGCTGGGGCGTTGCCCTCGACCTTCTTGCCACGTCGTCATTGCTCAGAAGGCACGTCGAGGCCGGCAAGGTCATTTTGGGTGTGAACCACACGATGACCGACTTCGCGACGAGCCGTAAGAAGGACCTGGACCTCGTGATCGCGCGTCCTGCCGGCGATGTCGACGTACGGGCTCGAACGTTCGCCAGCTTGGCCGATCAGTATGGAATCGTGCTGACCGATCTCGAGCGGGGCGTGCTCGACGCGCTCCCGAGGTTTCCGGTCGGCCCGGCCGGCGCGGTGCTTGTCGCGCTCGAGGCGAAGGCCTGTATGACCGCGCACGTCAAGTCGTTGCCACGTCTTTACGACGAGCTCAACTCCTCCCACCTGTGTGTACACGGAGCATCGCGGCAGGCACTCGCCATTGGCTACGTCCAGATCAACAACGCGGACGAGTTCATTTCGCCGGTGCTGAACAACCGCGCGCTCGACGGGGGTGCGCCGGAGATCACCAGACACCGGCAGCCCGCCGATTCAGTCAGGGTCCTGACGAAGGTCGCTGAGATCCCGCGGCGGTCTGCATCGTCGGAGGTCGGCTTCGACGGTATCGGCGTGACATTGCTCGAACTTCGCAACGACGGAAGCCCGGTCGAGATAGTCGAACGCCCGCCGGCGCCGCCGCCAGGCGACTCGTTCCACTACGCAAGCATGATCGTTCGAATGGCCAATGAGTACGACACGACTTTCGCCAACATCTGATGCCTGACGTGACGGCACCCTCTTGCGCCGTTCAGAGTCGCATGCGGTCCCAGGCTCGGCGAGACACGAAGGCCGAGCTCGCATTGAGGCGTGAGCTTCATCGCCGGGGACTTCGCTATCGAGTCGATTGCGCGGTGATTTCCGGTTCGCGCCGGCGCGCGGATGTGGTCTTCATGCGCGCTCGGGTGGCGGTCTTTGTCGATGGGTGCTTCTGGCACTGCTGTCCCGTGCACGGCACATCACCCAAGGCCAACGCAGACTGGTGGTCGGCCAAGCTCGCGGCCAATGTCCGGCGTGACCGAGACACCGATGCGCGTTTGCGTGAGGAGGGTTGGACGGTCGTGAGGGTCTGGGAGCACGAGGACATGGCGGTCGCCGCCGAAGCGATCGGTGCGCGTGTGAAATCAGGTGCAACCCGCGACGCCTCGGCTGCGCTAGTTCTGTCCACCGCCGGCGGGTGACGATTCCGCCGTCCACCGGTTCCGAGGTCACAGTCTGCGTGATCGAGCCGCGTCGGTCCCGGCAGTCAGTCTCCCGGCATGAACGAAGCTCAAATCCAAGCCTGGCTCGACCAGGAGGATCGCCATACGTCGATACTCATTCGCAAGTACGGCTGGGCGCTGCAGCACGTCTGTGGCGGTCCTGACGACATCCCGTCGGCCTTCGCGTACACGATCGGGTTGTTCGGCTTCGGCCACCCGGAGCTTGTGGTGCTCGGATTGCCGACTGCGATGGCTGGAAGCCTTCTGAACCATCTCGGGGACCGGGTGCGCGGCGGTAACGACCTTGTGCCGGGCGAGTTGCTCAGCTTTCCGGCTTGGCCGCACCGGGTCATCGTCGAGGAGCTGCCCAATCCCGGCGACGTCGTGCTGGCCGCAAACCGTCACTACGGGCACCCTCCGTTCGCGTCCGTGCCGGCTTACCAACTCACCTATGACGACGAACAGGGTCGGTTTCCCTGGGAGGACGAGTACGCCGGATCGCCGAACGCGCAGCCGCGTCCTGGACGATGGTCCGCCTGATGCGTCACAGATGCAGGCGTCTACAGACGTCGCGTCATGAAGACGCTGTTCGGGTCCTCGACGTAGTCCCCGAACGGTCCGCACGGCTCGAAGCCGGCGCTGAGGTACAGAGCACGCGCGGGAGCGAAGAAGTCCATGCTGCCGGTCTCGAGCCACAGCTG from Mycobacteriales bacterium includes:
- a CDS encoding class I SAM-dependent methyltransferase, coding for MAGAGAVRAVNNRGVVLDVAGSDPLVVELDGRFAWSFTPARDRLPRSDRIVVAWPPVMKPYLNGVAHVLVRDVAGLVHFDDDISFGDGEGRVALVDEDGFALSVDKAGHLVRAFSERDDTQRGEILDGVLRLLTDLRDRCGIEAFLNFGALLGAVREGGMLGHDSDVDLAYVSKHASPADVILESYGIERGLRDLGWPVIRMGGNDVKASLYLADGSRCQIDIFPGFFVDGIFYLLPNRSGALTRDDLLPTTTVTLLGREFPAPRRPEAMLEYLYGPGWRVPDPSFQFDNPPAGVRRINGWLRGAQHNVQAWVDHWNTPAGKAARPPSEFAGWVHDRIGAGAGIVELGSARGVDATYFVEQGHPVLASDFASSALNQLRALASQFDETFPGSYEVLNIKVGDLRHAMWLGARLARDPRHLYVRQLLGALPPKHWEWLWTVAAMGLRRDNKLFLEFSAAGENLPPSKVFRQGMMRRIDADRVCADITERGGTIEHRGVAAGTDAWGNPDPNVCRLVVSWQAKQSNRKAVA
- a CDS encoding methyltransferase domain-containing protein; translation: MAVGARDLGVLAPGSEPDAKRAYWDEFYASSRLRDVPEEPTKFARWVRKRIEPATRIVELGCGSGRDTLWFASKGYDVEAFDFASSAVARVRAAAAAFGRTIPVRELDLSRHDDVHDAAQAVLAAGAPRVVYARFLLHSLDERGQAGLFQFAATVLRSGGLLFLEFRARQDEAGLHLFGDDHFRTYPKVEDVVAAIESHGGQVLKAKTRQGWAPYRTEDPFVTRVIARWI
- the dcm gene encoding DNA (cytosine-5-)-methyltransferase, whose translation is MRVVGLFAGIGGIEQGFVEALGGGLDTQLLCESWQPAQAVLRARFPDVEIHPDVRALSALPGGCDVVAAGFPCTDLSQAGRTAGIEGSQSGLVSHVFDILRLAATRSRNLPWLLIENVPNMLALDRGEAMRYLTGELADLGYRWAYRVVDSRSTGVPQRRRRVLLVASRTEDPRAVLFADDAGARPPSDLHDDAFGFYWTEGRGGLGWAEDAVPTLKGGSTIGIPSPPAIWVPGAPVGRQLITPGVEDAEVMQGLPRGWTACADREGLKNGPRWKLIGNAVTVGVARWVATRLASPGTFCAESREWTGVGAWPRAAWGEGCSVNEVAISEFPLREPYLHLLQVVSADVASTLSHRGASGFWRRLQQGNLGRAPGFREAVIDHIGATGAAVEPVAV
- a CDS encoding very short patch repair endonuclease, with the translated sequence MPDVTAPSCAVQSRMRSQARRDTKAELALRRELHRRGLRYRVDCAVISGSRRRADVVFMRARVAVFVDGCFWHCCPVHGTSPKANADWWSAKLAANVRRDRDTDARLREEGWTVVRVWEHEDMAVAAEAIGARVKSGATRDASAALVLSTAGG
- a CDS encoding DUF4262 domain-containing protein, producing the protein MNEAQIQAWLDQEDRHTSILIRKYGWALQHVCGGPDDIPSAFAYTIGLFGFGHPELVVLGLPTAMAGSLLNHLGDRVRGGNDLVPGELLSFPAWPHRVIVEELPNPGDVVLAANRHYGHPPFASVPAYQLTYDDEQGRFPWEDEYAGSPNAQPRPGRWSA